A single genomic interval of Terriglobus albidus harbors:
- a CDS encoding flavin monoamine oxidase family protein has product MGITRRDFLTRVGQAGGFSAAVVTMQALGLMPMKEVEAEQVKATTGAGKGVSIVVLGGGVAGLVTAYEARKLGYNVTVLEARHRPGGRAYSARGGDVLEFVDGTKQNINWAPGLYWNMGPARIPSVHGTILHYVRELKVPMEVCVNTSRSTLLQNDKVNGGKPYTQRKVINDTRGEVAELLTKALNGGSLDSELTKQDRERLADIMHLWGPLDGKNKYTGSDRADVTQYPGAGPQEMIVNREPIPMHALLDGNFWSAELYEEQWDWQATMMQPVNGMQQISNALAKSLGPIVNFNCPVTEITKTGKGVKVVYEKAGVQRTIEADYCVCAMPLTILNKIKADLSPEVKATVSRAADSYRGSYKVPWEASTRFWEKDFNIYGGLSFLAKGPQPIWYPSNNLFSDGPGMICAGYQDEAIDGFNKLSMDEKFESSRQSIEKMHPGYGKLVSKPVFCGWKHVKWNEGSWIGAITKADYATITQNDGPIYFAGDHTSHVVGWQEGAAGSGRRAIQMISDHVKAARLGGKHSDTVSA; this is encoded by the coding sequence ATGGGTATTACACGGCGCGATTTCCTTACGCGCGTAGGGCAGGCTGGCGGTTTCAGCGCTGCAGTTGTCACCATGCAAGCTCTCGGCCTGATGCCGATGAAAGAAGTTGAGGCTGAGCAAGTTAAGGCCACAACCGGTGCGGGTAAAGGTGTCAGCATCGTTGTCCTTGGCGGCGGCGTCGCCGGTTTGGTGACTGCCTACGAGGCTCGTAAACTCGGGTACAACGTTACCGTTCTGGAAGCCCGCCATCGTCCCGGCGGCCGTGCTTATTCGGCCCGCGGCGGCGACGTTCTTGAGTTCGTCGACGGCACCAAGCAGAACATCAACTGGGCTCCCGGCCTGTACTGGAATATGGGTCCCGCCCGCATCCCCTCGGTGCACGGCACCATCCTGCACTATGTGCGCGAGCTCAAGGTGCCGATGGAGGTCTGCGTCAACACCTCCCGCTCCACGCTGCTGCAGAACGACAAGGTCAACGGCGGCAAGCCCTACACCCAGCGCAAGGTCATCAATGACACCCGTGGTGAAGTGGCTGAACTGCTGACCAAGGCTTTGAACGGCGGGTCTCTCGACTCCGAGCTCACCAAGCAGGACCGCGAGCGCCTGGCCGACATCATGCACCTGTGGGGACCGCTGGACGGCAAGAACAAGTACACCGGCTCTGACCGCGCCGACGTCACCCAGTATCCTGGCGCCGGCCCGCAGGAGATGATCGTCAACCGCGAGCCCATCCCGATGCACGCGCTTCTGGACGGCAACTTCTGGAGCGCCGAGCTCTACGAAGAGCAGTGGGACTGGCAGGCGACCATGATGCAGCCGGTCAACGGCATGCAGCAGATCTCAAATGCCCTGGCCAAGTCGCTCGGCCCCATCGTGAACTTCAACTGTCCGGTCACCGAGATCACTAAGACCGGTAAGGGTGTGAAGGTTGTCTACGAGAAGGCCGGCGTGCAGCGCACCATCGAGGCCGACTACTGCGTCTGCGCCATGCCGCTGACGATCCTGAACAAGATCAAGGCGGACCTGTCGCCCGAGGTAAAGGCCACCGTCTCCCGCGCTGCCGACTCCTACCGTGGCTCCTACAAGGTGCCGTGGGAAGCCTCGACCCGCTTCTGGGAGAAGGACTTCAACATCTACGGCGGCCTCAGCTTCCTGGCCAAAGGACCGCAGCCGATCTGGTACCCCTCAAACAACCTCTTCTCCGATGGCCCCGGCATGATCTGCGCCGGCTACCAGGATGAGGCGATCGACGGCTTCAACAAACTGTCGATGGACGAGAAGTTTGAGTCGTCGCGTCAGTCCATCGAGAAGATGCACCCCGGCTACGGCAAGCTGGTTTCCAAGCCCGTCTTCTGCGGCTGGAAGCACGTGAAGTGGAATGAGGGTTCATGGATCGGCGCCATCACCAAGGCGGACTACGCCACCATCACGCAGAACGATGGCCCCATCTACTTCGCCGGTGACCACACCTCGCACGTGGTGGGCTGGCAGGAGGGCGCCGCCGGAAGCGGACGCCGCGCCATCCAGATGATCAGCGACCACGTGAAGGCGGCCCGCCTCGGCGGAAAGCACTCTGACACGGTAAGCGCCTAA
- a CDS encoding DUF503 domain-containing protein, with translation MPIGRLTIELHIEHAQSLKDRRQAVRSLKDKLRHGFNIGVAELDDASLWNRATIGVVAISASRDYVLGLLQQVEDAAHRLAPGLGAEILDASADLMEE, from the coding sequence ATGCCCATTGGTCGCCTGACGATCGAGCTTCACATCGAACATGCGCAGTCCCTGAAGGACCGCCGCCAGGCCGTGCGCTCGCTTAAAGACAAGCTGCGCCACGGTTTCAATATCGGCGTGGCAGAACTGGATGACGCCAGCCTGTGGAACCGCGCAACCATTGGCGTTGTGGCGATCTCGGCTTCGCGTGATTACGTGCTCGGCCTGCTGCAACAGGTGGAAGATGCGGCACATCGGCTGGCGCCGGGTTTGGGGGCTGAGATTCTGGATGCTTCGGCGGATTTGATGGAGGAGTAA
- a CDS encoding YggS family pyridoxal phosphate-dependent enzyme, whose amino-acid sequence MSIVENLERVREQIAAACAKAGRSEADVALMAVSKTHPASAIEEAYAAGQRLFGENRVQEWEAKSAQLSLPGLEMHLIGPLQSNKTNKAAGLFHTIEAVDSLRIAQRLDTAAQALGRRLPILIEIKLSHEDSKHGMAPQELPALLEALPALSHVIPVGLMTVPPLDAQGEEARPYFRRLRELRDQAQTRIATLTHLSMGMSHDYTVAIEEGSTCVRVGTAIFGEREYSQP is encoded by the coding sequence ATGTCCATCGTAGAAAACCTGGAGCGCGTCCGCGAACAGATCGCCGCAGCCTGCGCCAAGGCAGGCAGAAGCGAAGCCGATGTCGCCCTGATGGCCGTCTCCAAAACGCATCCCGCATCGGCGATCGAAGAGGCATATGCCGCGGGACAGAGACTCTTCGGCGAGAACCGCGTGCAGGAGTGGGAGGCAAAATCCGCGCAGCTCTCGCTGCCAGGCCTGGAGATGCACCTCATCGGCCCGCTGCAGTCCAACAAGACCAATAAGGCCGCAGGACTGTTTCATACGATTGAAGCTGTCGATTCGTTACGCATCGCACAACGGCTCGACACAGCCGCACAGGCTCTTGGCCGCAGGCTTCCGATACTGATAGAGATCAAGCTCTCGCACGAAGACTCAAAGCACGGCATGGCTCCGCAGGAACTTCCTGCCCTGCTGGAGGCGCTGCCTGCGCTGAGCCATGTGATTCCGGTCGGCCTTATGACAGTGCCGCCGTTGGATGCCCAGGGCGAGGAGGCACGTCCCTACTTCCGCCGTCTGCGTGAGCTACGCGACCAGGCACAAACCAGGATCGCTACCCTCACTCATCTCTCCATGGGGATGTCGCATGACTACACCGTAGCGATTGAAGAGGGCTCCACCTGCGTTCGGGTGGGAACAGCCATCTTCGGTGAGCGGGAGTACTCGCAGCCGTGA
- a CDS encoding DUF4188 domain-containing protein encodes MAVQTGRYTAQIEGDFVVFLIGMRINSLWAVHKWMPVTQTMPRMLKELYRQPELGFLRHEIFLGWRMLMTVQYWRTFDQLHAYAHARDHEHLPAWAEFNRRVVKSGAVGVFHETYLVKAGQYEAIYSDMPRFGLASAGQHVPAIGRLNTARERLQSD; translated from the coding sequence ATGGCGGTACAAACTGGACGCTACACCGCACAGATCGAAGGCGATTTCGTCGTCTTCCTGATCGGCATGCGCATCAACTCGCTATGGGCTGTGCACAAATGGATGCCGGTCACGCAGACGATGCCGCGCATGCTGAAGGAGCTCTATCGCCAGCCGGAGCTCGGCTTTCTTCGGCACGAAATCTTCCTCGGCTGGCGCATGCTGATGACGGTACAGTACTGGCGCACCTTCGACCAGCTTCATGCCTATGCCCATGCCCGCGATCATGAACACCTGCCGGCATGGGCCGAATTCAACCGCCGCGTGGTGAAGAGCGGAGCTGTGGGTGTCTTTCATGAGACCTACCTGGTGAAGGCCGGACAGTATGAAGCCATTTATTCGGATATGCCACGCTTCGGTCTGGCCAGTGCTGGACAGCATGTGCCTGCGATAGGACGGTTGAATACGGCTCGGGAGCGATTGCAGTCAGATTAG
- a CDS encoding DUF167 domain-containing protein, which translates to MSLRLQQSGEDCLLPVRLHPGARRNAITGEHDGALKIALTAPPVDGKANEALLRYLAEILGVSLNRIELKSGQTSRSKMVLITCIRAEEVAAKLTPATYT; encoded by the coding sequence GTGAGCCTGCGACTGCAGCAGAGCGGCGAGGATTGCCTGCTTCCGGTCCGGCTCCATCCCGGAGCCCGGCGCAACGCCATTACCGGCGAGCACGATGGAGCCCTCAAAATCGCATTGACGGCACCTCCCGTGGACGGCAAAGCCAACGAAGCCCTATTGCGCTATCTTGCTGAAATACTGGGAGTTTCTCTGAACCGGATAGAGTTGAAGAGCGGCCAGACCAGCCGATCCAAAATGGTTTTGATCACATGCATCCGGGCCGAGGAGGTCGCAGCAAAGCTGACACCGGCCACGTATACTTAG
- a CDS encoding VOC family protein gives MEIRGLCPLLGVFDMPRSVRFYCDNLGFEIHQRSATYAVEDGVELFHWAWLRRDDAELMLNTAYDEGQRPDLENLMRVAAHQDTTLYLACPDVDGAYEELKAKGVSCEPPQTAWYGMRQLSMRDPDGFGVVLQWRAE, from the coding sequence ATGGAGATTCGCGGCCTTTGTCCGCTTCTGGGAGTCTTCGATATGCCGCGGTCGGTGCGGTTCTACTGTGACAACCTCGGTTTTGAGATCCATCAGCGTTCCGCGACCTACGCGGTCGAAGACGGCGTAGAGCTCTTTCATTGGGCATGGCTCAGGCGCGATGATGCGGAACTGATGCTGAACACCGCTTACGACGAAGGCCAGCGTCCCGACCTGGAAAATCTCATGCGCGTCGCGGCTCACCAGGACACCACGCTTTATCTCGCCTGTCCGGACGTGGACGGCGCCTATGAAGAGCTAAAAGCAAAGGGTGTCTCCTGTGAGCCTCCGCAGACGGCCTGGTATGGGATGCGGCAGCTAAGCATGCGTGATCCGGATGGATTCGGAGTTGTACTTCAGTGGAGGGCAGAGTAG
- a CDS encoding DMT family protein produces MWTILLLIGSNIFMTIAWYGHLKHRDAALWKVILISWAIAFFEYCLQVPANRIGAGKFSPEQLKVLQEVITMSVFGVFAVLYFGERLRWNYFAAFGCLVGAAFFMFHRF; encoded by the coding sequence ATGTGGACGATTCTGCTTCTTATTGGTTCGAACATCTTTATGACTATCGCCTGGTATGGCCACCTGAAGCATCGCGACGCCGCGCTGTGGAAGGTGATTCTCATAAGCTGGGCAATTGCTTTTTTTGAATATTGCCTGCAGGTTCCGGCTAACCGCATCGGCGCCGGCAAGTTCTCTCCCGAACAGCTCAAGGTGCTGCAGGAGGTCATCACCATGTCGGTCTTCGGCGTCTTCGCCGTGCTGTATTTCGGCGAGAGGCTGCGCTGGAACTACTTCGCCGCCTTTGGATGTCTGGTAGGCGCCGCCTTTTTCATGTTCCACCGCTTCTAA
- a CDS encoding L,D-transpeptidase family protein, producing the protein MNGRVLGGRVFAAAMIAVLVTAGGCKRKHGVGKTLETFSPDYSNQLQQLDATGNLPMLRWPNYTDYKNYVQNFYAMREYRLAWTRDKKPVKATTDVIHLFQTIDHKGLNPEDYDADRWQQRLAGMSSASDDELAKFDIAMTVCTMRLISDLHIGRVNPQHFDFDVNALGKRYDLPTFLAENVVDSEDVASQIALVEPNSDQYRATEEALGKYIDMAKANPQWDPLPAIAKPILPGGEYSGLQAMWQRLTILGDVSEGGAPQGNAYTAEVADVVKHFQHRHGLEENGKLGPQTIAALNISPAARIHQFQDTLERWRWLPDEFLKAPLQVNLPEFVLRVHDPATHKLDFSMRVVVGQFIGQHQTPVFTQKMKYIVFRPYWTVTTNIARKEIAPHVAKDPGYLGKKNFEVVNAQGQPVTSYNADSIAQGRVIVREKPGPKNSLGLVKFMFPNQYDIYMHSTPATQLFANSKRDFSHGCIRLQEPEKLADWVLKDQPEWTEEKIHDAMNNGPDNKTVVLKQPLPVVIFYATALVAEDGDIHFYDDVYQYDKQLEDVLRKGYPYPWFKEEVKPKTAPGETV; encoded by the coding sequence GTGAACGGTAGAGTCCTGGGTGGTCGTGTGTTTGCCGCGGCAATGATCGCGGTTCTGGTAACAGCAGGTGGTTGTAAGCGAAAGCACGGTGTCGGCAAGACGCTCGAGACCTTCTCCCCGGATTACTCCAATCAGCTGCAGCAGTTGGACGCCACCGGCAATCTGCCCATGCTGCGCTGGCCCAACTACACCGACTACAAGAACTACGTACAGAACTTCTATGCCATGCGCGAATATCGCCTGGCGTGGACACGCGATAAGAAGCCGGTAAAGGCAACGACGGATGTCATCCATCTCTTCCAGACGATCGATCACAAGGGACTGAACCCGGAAGACTACGATGCCGATCGCTGGCAGCAGCGCCTGGCCGGCATGTCTTCCGCCTCGGACGATGAGCTGGCAAAGTTCGATATCGCGATGACGGTCTGCACCATGCGCCTGATCAGCGACCTCCACATTGGCCGCGTCAATCCTCAGCACTTCGACTTTGACGTCAACGCCCTCGGAAAGCGTTATGATCTGCCGACCTTCCTCGCGGAAAACGTCGTCGACTCCGAAGATGTCGCCTCGCAGATCGCCTTGGTCGAGCCCAACAGCGACCAGTACCGCGCGACCGAGGAGGCTCTCGGCAAATACATCGATATGGCGAAGGCAAATCCACAGTGGGATCCGCTGCCGGCCATCGCGAAGCCGATTCTGCCCGGTGGCGAGTATTCCGGCCTGCAGGCCATGTGGCAGCGGCTCACGATCCTCGGCGATGTCTCTGAGGGCGGAGCACCGCAGGGAAATGCCTACACGGCTGAGGTCGCGGATGTCGTGAAGCACTTCCAGCACCGCCATGGCCTGGAAGAGAATGGCAAACTGGGGCCACAGACCATTGCAGCGCTGAACATCTCTCCGGCAGCAAGGATTCACCAGTTCCAGGACACACTGGAACGGTGGCGCTGGCTTCCTGACGAGTTTCTTAAGGCGCCGCTGCAGGTGAACCTGCCGGAGTTTGTTCTGCGTGTGCATGACCCCGCAACCCACAAGCTCGACTTCAGCATGCGCGTCGTCGTGGGGCAGTTCATCGGTCAGCACCAGACGCCGGTCTTCACGCAGAAGATGAAATACATCGTCTTCCGTCCTTACTGGACGGTGACGACCAACATTGCGCGCAAGGAGATCGCTCCGCACGTCGCGAAAGATCCCGGATATCTGGGAAAGAAGAACTTTGAAGTGGTGAATGCGCAAGGCCAGCCGGTGACGAGTTATAACGCTGACTCCATCGCACAAGGCCGCGTGATCGTCCGCGAGAAGCCGGGCCCGAAGAACTCGCTCGGTCTGGTGAAGTTCATGTTCCCCAACCAGTACGACATCTACATGCACTCCACGCCTGCGACGCAGCTTTTCGCCAACTCCAAGCGCGACTTCTCACATGGCTGTATCCGCCTGCAGGAACCGGAGAAGCTTGCTGACTGGGTTCTGAAGGATCAGCCGGAGTGGACGGAAGAGAAGATCCACGACGCGATGAACAATGGTCCGGACAACAAGACGGTTGTGCTGAAGCAGCCGCTTCCGGTGGTGATCTTCTATGCCACGGCGCTGGTCGCGGAAGATGGAGACATCCACTTCTACGACGATGTCTACCAGTACGACAAACAGCTCGAAGATGTCCTGCGCAAGGGCTATCCCTATCCCTGGTTCAAAGAAGAGGTAAAGCCCAAGACCGCACCAGGAGAGACCGTTTAA
- a CDS encoding four helix bundle protein yields MPKSYRELPVWQRAVELAELTYRVTRTYPKEELYGLTAQMRRASVSTASNIAEGSARGRTDFHRYVVMARGSNNELQTQLTIARLLEFGDQQLSSQLEELIEEVGRQLTGFAGYLRNSNSG; encoded by the coding sequence ATGCCGAAATCCTATCGAGAGCTGCCCGTATGGCAGCGAGCTGTTGAGCTCGCAGAACTGACCTATCGTGTCACCAGGACTTACCCCAAAGAAGAGCTATACGGCCTGACTGCGCAGATGCGGCGGGCGAGCGTCTCAACTGCTTCCAATATTGCGGAAGGAAGCGCGCGAGGGCGGACCGATTTCCATCGTTACGTTGTGATGGCCCGGGGCTCCAATAACGAGCTGCAGACTCAACTTACGATTGCTCGGCTATTGGAATTTGGCGATCAGCAGCTGTCCAGCCAACTTGAGGAGCTGATCGAAGAGGTCGGCCGCCAACTCACAGGCTTTGCCGGCTATCTGAGGAACTCCAACTCGGGTTAA
- a CDS encoding DUF882 domain-containing protein → MQFRRLACGAVFSALLLMLFGSRTAAHANDLPTGINPVPSRPLEQYRLRLHHLHTGEDIDVVYKIGNEYVPSGIAKLNGFLRDHRTGDIAHYDPKEFDVLHTLLARLGRPNNVIDIVCGYRTPWSNNFLRGRNANTGVAKNSQHVLAKAIDIRVPGITTARLRQAALSLHAGGVGYYPVSQFVHVDVGPVRQWTYGTAHND, encoded by the coding sequence ATGCAATTTCGCCGTCTGGCTTGCGGCGCTGTATTTAGCGCCCTCCTCCTGATGCTCTTTGGCTCCCGCACAGCGGCACACGCCAACGACCTCCCCACCGGCATAAATCCGGTTCCCAGCCGCCCTCTCGAGCAGTACCGTCTGCGTCTGCATCATCTGCATACCGGCGAGGACATCGATGTGGTTTACAAGATCGGCAACGAGTATGTCCCCTCGGGCATCGCGAAGCTGAACGGTTTTCTGCGGGACCATCGCACGGGCGATATTGCCCACTACGACCCGAAAGAGTTTGACGTGCTGCACACGCTGCTTGCCCGGCTCGGACGGCCCAACAACGTGATCGATATCGTCTGCGGCTATCGCACGCCGTGGAGCAATAACTTCCTGCGCGGCCGCAACGCGAATACGGGCGTGGCAAAGAACTCGCAGCATGTGCTGGCCAAGGCGATCGATATCCGGGTTCCGGGCATCACCACCGCGAGACTGCGTCAGGCGGCGCTGAGCCTGCATGCCGGGGGTGTTGGGTATTATCCGGTGTCACAGTTTGTGCATGTGGATGTGGGACCGGTGCGGCAGTGGACGTACGGTACGGCGCATAACGATTGA
- a CDS encoding sodium:solute symporter family protein, protein MNLYAIVLGTIVATLLTVSFTRLSKVKTKADFLVAGRSLPAFVLVFTLLSSWIGSGSLLGGAENAYKHGFVALWQGGGGWAGLFLIYFIAPRARKFAQFTIPDLLEARYNQTARVLGVIAILFAFTAITSYQFIGGGDILALIFPDTISPMLGRYIIAAFVIFFTAIAGMSSVAYTDLVIGLLATVSLVVSFPLLVHTAGGWGAVHAALPASYFTPLGDFSLIQALEIFLPTCLLMLGNQSMYQKFFAAKSEKDARVAVVGWIIGTVILETVIVALAIVGNVLAKQSGSLPYPREILAFTALHSLPSLLGAVMMGAIFAKVISTANSFLFSPATNLINDIYVRYLSPDASDKKVLIVSRLTVVLLGGWALWQAVGITSVLAKTLYAYTIYSAALTPVILAAFFWQRATAAAAVASIAAGTVVTVSWDTVWVKHLLPQAIAERDAIFPALLVSLLCLIVVSYLTPPPDKEHLARLSA, encoded by the coding sequence ATGAACCTGTATGCCATCGTTCTGGGCACTATCGTCGCGACCCTGCTGACCGTCTCCTTCACCCGGCTTTCCAAGGTGAAGACGAAGGCAGATTTCCTGGTTGCAGGCCGCTCCCTTCCCGCCTTTGTTCTGGTCTTCACCCTGCTCTCCTCGTGGATCGGCTCAGGCTCACTTCTTGGCGGCGCTGAGAATGCCTATAAGCACGGCTTTGTTGCCCTGTGGCAGGGTGGCGGCGGATGGGCAGGGCTGTTCCTGATCTACTTCATCGCTCCCCGAGCACGGAAGTTTGCGCAGTTCACCATTCCCGATCTTCTGGAGGCACGCTACAACCAGACAGCCCGCGTGCTGGGAGTGATCGCCATTCTGTTTGCCTTTACCGCCATTACCAGCTACCAGTTCATCGGCGGCGGCGACATTCTTGCGCTGATCTTCCCAGACACGATCTCGCCGATGCTGGGCCGGTATATCATTGCCGCCTTCGTGATCTTCTTCACCGCGATTGCGGGGATGTCTTCGGTGGCTTACACCGATCTGGTGATTGGCTTGCTTGCGACCGTCTCACTGGTGGTCTCCTTCCCGCTGCTGGTCCATACGGCAGGAGGATGGGGCGCCGTGCATGCGGCGTTGCCGGCGAGCTACTTCACCCCCCTGGGTGACTTCTCCCTGATCCAGGCGCTGGAGATCTTTCTGCCGACCTGCCTGCTGATGCTGGGCAACCAGTCGATGTATCAGAAGTTCTTCGCGGCCAAGAGCGAGAAAGACGCCAGGGTCGCCGTGGTGGGCTGGATCATCGGCACCGTCATCCTTGAGACTGTGATCGTGGCGCTGGCGATCGTGGGAAATGTCCTGGCAAAGCAGAGTGGCTCGCTGCCCTATCCGCGCGAAATTCTGGCCTTTACAGCCCTGCACTCGCTGCCCAGCCTGCTGGGGGCTGTGATGATGGGCGCTATCTTTGCCAAGGTAATCTCCACGGCAAACAGCTTCCTGTTCTCGCCTGCCACCAACCTGATCAACGACATCTATGTACGCTATCTTTCTCCGGATGCGTCTGATAAGAAAGTATTGATTGTCTCGCGGCTGACAGTGGTTTTGCTGGGCGGGTGGGCTCTCTGGCAGGCTGTCGGCATTACCAGTGTCCTGGCCAAAACGCTCTATGCCTATACCATTTACTCAGCGGCGTTGACGCCGGTGATTCTGGCGGCATTCTTCTGGCAGCGTGCGACCGCTGCCGCGGCTGTCGCATCCATTGCAGCGGGTACGGTAGTGACCGTCTCGTGGGATACGGTCTGGGTGAAGCATCTGCTTCCACAGGCCATTGCGGAACGAGATGCAATTTTTCCTGCATTGCTGGTTTCACTCCTGTGCCTGATCGTTGTAAGCTACCTGACGCCGCCACCGGATAAGGAACACTTAGCTCGGTTATCGGCTTAA
- a CDS encoding Rid family hydrolase translates to MKKTILALALAAAAATTAHAQTTVKHIQDDKGFIATGVWAGDIYYLSGQLPSPVTPADPAKGTPADYGDTKTQAASVLAKIDAQLKAQGLTMGDVVKATVFLAADPKTGKLEFAAMNSEFVKYFGTKDQPNKPARSAVQVAALVAPGAALEIEVIAVKSKK, encoded by the coding sequence ATGAAGAAGACCATCCTCGCTCTCGCCCTGGCCGCCGCTGCCGCCACCACCGCTCACGCGCAGACCACAGTCAAGCATATCCAGGACGACAAGGGCTTCATCGCCACTGGCGTCTGGGCCGGCGACATCTATTACCTCTCCGGCCAGCTTCCTTCGCCCGTAACCCCGGCTGACCCGGCCAAGGGCACCCCGGCCGACTACGGCGACACCAAGACTCAGGCTGCGTCAGTGCTGGCCAAGATCGACGCGCAGCTGAAGGCCCAGGGCCTGACCATGGGTGATGTCGTGAAGGCGACCGTCTTCCTGGCTGCCGATCCCAAGACCGGCAAGTTAGAGTTCGCCGCAATGAACTCTGAGTTCGTAAAGTACTTCGGTACCAAGGATCAGCCGAACAAGCCGGCCCGCTCGGCCGTGCAGGTAGCGGCCCTGGTCGCTCCCGGCGCCGCCCTGGAGATCGAAGTCATCGCCGTAAAGAGCAAGAAGTAA
- a CDS encoding DUF1440 domain-containing protein produces MSNAKPNLLKGLLAGVAAGLVATAAKGLVEKFYPPHTHGELEPSELLVEKLAGHHLSPSTKATAAQTIHWGFGALAGGAYGMLAELYPAATARNGAQFGVVLATLTHESAFPKLGLAAEPEDQDVREQSSEMISHVVYGVVTETVRSVVRRVL; encoded by the coding sequence ATGTCGAACGCAAAGCCGAATCTACTGAAGGGCCTGCTGGCGGGTGTCGCCGCAGGCCTTGTCGCTACCGCTGCTAAGGGCCTCGTCGAGAAGTTCTATCCCCCGCACACGCACGGCGAGTTGGAGCCGTCGGAGCTTCTGGTGGAGAAGCTTGCGGGTCACCACCTCTCCCCTTCCACCAAAGCCACTGCGGCACAGACGATCCACTGGGGTTTCGGCGCACTGGCCGGCGGAGCCTATGGAATGCTCGCGGAACTCTATCCCGCTGCCACAGCGCGTAACGGAGCACAGTTTGGTGTCGTCCTCGCCACCCTGACCCATGAAAGCGCCTTTCCGAAGCTGGGTCTGGCAGCCGAACCGGAAGATCAGGATGTGCGTGAGCAGAGCAGCGAGATGATCTCCCACGTTGTGTACGGCGTGGTGACAGAGACGGTCCGCTCCGTGGTACGCCGCGTTCTCTAA
- a CDS encoding Fpg/Nei family DNA glycosylase, which produces MPEGDTIFRAARALTKALTGKTVTRFETALAPLQRVHDDASITGRVVEKVESRGKWLLIYLSGDLILLTHMMMSGSWHIYRPGERWWRPRKDMRLILGVAGFEAVAFNVPIAEFHTSQSLARHTSVTKLGPDVLDADFTPQTGLERLKARAASHPEDEVAVVLLNQQVMAGLGNVYKSEVCFTAQVHPFRKMSTMTEEEMLHLADHAQRYMQANIKDGAGGDIVTFTGPRRTTRRIDREERLWVYGRAGEPCRRCGTTILSRKQGIQARSTYWCPECQKIE; this is translated from the coding sequence ATGCCTGAAGGCGATACCATCTTCCGCGCTGCACGAGCTCTGACTAAAGCGCTGACCGGTAAGACGGTCACACGCTTTGAAACCGCACTGGCTCCTTTGCAGCGTGTCCATGACGATGCATCCATCACCGGCCGAGTTGTCGAAAAGGTAGAGTCGCGCGGAAAGTGGCTGTTGATCTACCTCTCCGGTGATCTAATCCTGCTCACACACATGATGATGAGCGGCTCCTGGCACATCTATCGTCCAGGCGAGCGCTGGTGGCGGCCACGCAAAGACATGCGCCTCATTCTGGGTGTTGCCGGTTTCGAGGCGGTAGCGTTCAATGTCCCAATCGCTGAATTCCATACCTCCCAGTCGCTTGCACGCCATACGTCTGTGACCAAGCTCGGCCCGGATGTACTGGACGCAGACTTCACGCCGCAAACCGGCTTGGAGCGTCTCAAGGCACGAGCCGCCTCGCATCCTGAAGATGAGGTCGCTGTCGTCCTTCTGAATCAGCAGGTAATGGCAGGGCTCGGCAATGTCTACAAGTCAGAAGTGTGCTTTACCGCACAGGTACATCCCTTCCGCAAGATGAGCACGATGACCGAAGAAGAGATGCTGCATCTCGCCGACCACGCGCAACGCTACATGCAGGCCAACATCAAAGACGGTGCTGGAGGCGACATAGTGACCTTCACCGGCCCGCGCCGCACCACCCGCCGCATCGACCGCGAAGAACGCCTCTGGGTCTACGGCCGAGCAGGAGAACCCTGCCGCCGCTGCGGCACCACCATCCTCTCGCGCAAACAAGGAATTCAGGCGAGGTCGACGTATTGGTGCCCGGAATGCCAGAAAATTGAATGA